One genomic segment of uncultured Desulfobacter sp. includes these proteins:
- a CDS encoding radical SAM protein, translated as MSLNICEIFYSLQGESTRVGLACVFVRLSGCNLSCSWCDTTYAATQSVSMTINQILDQVSAFKCPMVEITGGEPLIQSETPALISALLEKGFQVLLETNGSLNIASVDPACIRIMDIKCPLSGEAGSFLFDNFNHMTAQDEIKFVVGSRQDYEYAASVIKTNLANHPREKIHISPVFGRIELSDLAAWILKDRLGARLSLQQHKIIWDPDLRGV; from the coding sequence GTGTCCCTGAACATCTGCGAAATTTTTTACAGCCTGCAGGGGGAATCCACCCGGGTGGGCCTTGCCTGTGTGTTTGTCCGGCTATCCGGGTGCAACCTGTCCTGTTCCTGGTGCGACACCACCTATGCGGCGACACAATCCGTTTCCATGACAATAAATCAGATCTTGGACCAAGTGTCTGCCTTTAAATGCCCCATGGTTGAAATTACCGGTGGAGAGCCCTTGATACAGTCCGAAACGCCTGCATTGATATCCGCACTTCTGGAAAAAGGCTTTCAGGTGCTGCTGGAAACCAATGGAAGTTTGAATATTGCGTCCGTTGATCCCGCCTGTATCCGCATCATGGATATCAAGTGCCCTTTATCCGGTGAAGCCGGATCATTTCTTTTCGACAATTTCAACCACATGACAGCCCAGGATGAAATTAAATTCGTGGTGGGATCAAGACAGGACTATGAATATGCAGCATCCGTCATCAAGACAAACCTTGCGAACCATCCCAGAGAGAAGATCCATATCAGTCCGGTTTTTGGCCGAATTGAGCTTTCGGACTTGGCGGCATGGATACTTAAAGACAGGCTGGGTGCAAGACTGTCCCTTCAACAACACAAAATCATCTGGGATCCGGATTTAAGAGGAGTATAA
- a CDS encoding DUF3426 domain-containing protein: MIITCEVCSTQFILDDTLIKPEGSKVKCSKCRHIFTAFPPDHPNVEVPDEPKPQEHDIPFDEQAFQDDSDFNKSQNDDFSLDSDTDSDNQDADLEDTDIDFSEIEFDEPEFDEPELQQEPPELQTDAVALDSQDQDIEIEDPAENFDEDGLDFATADFEIDEPELDFQDDNLELDTQDFEFENIDNGTISGPAPVSTDSDTDTADIEISFAQDDDADEDLELEELSLDMDDLSIEESSIDDLELDTKKDESSELDFDDDAQTDLILENDDLDLDLSLESEEAQIDDSAQQQGDIIEEQPDIKYDSLLSDDVELESDESEEPSEERDEQEADEEIAQPDTEQDKFAEYDTVLEQETEPEDADITIAAPDVKDSSDTPENQLPPTDDEIDTEASIDQAPLITPPSAQSVRQKRSARKKKGGSLAVKILLVLFLLIIVAYVAIIRLGVTIPVVSDIQIPFITEWLEPKQPAPQPPLKPVIDEPSIDGRFVSNKSAGDLFIVTGRIENPSNTAVSHIQVKGTLMTKDNTKAATLIAYCGNIIPEETLKSGNISDITKQMGVKQGHQNTNVDIKPGASVRFMLVFSNLPEDLSNFTVAMQGFEPAQE; the protein is encoded by the coding sequence ATGATAATTACCTGCGAAGTATGCTCAACCCAATTTATCCTTGATGACACCCTGATCAAGCCGGAGGGTTCAAAGGTTAAATGCAGTAAGTGTCGGCATATTTTTACAGCCTTTCCACCAGACCATCCAAACGTTGAAGTCCCTGACGAGCCAAAACCCCAAGAGCATGATATCCCCTTTGATGAACAAGCGTTCCAAGACGATTCAGACTTTAACAAATCACAAAATGACGATTTCAGCTTAGACAGCGACACCGATTCGGACAACCAGGACGCTGATCTGGAAGATACGGACATTGATTTCTCAGAAATTGAATTCGATGAACCGGAATTCGATGAACCGGAGCTGCAACAGGAACCGCCTGAACTTCAGACAGACGCAGTAGCGCTCGATTCCCAGGATCAGGACATTGAAATTGAAGATCCGGCCGAAAATTTTGACGAAGACGGCCTTGATTTCGCAACTGCTGATTTTGAGATAGATGAACCGGAACTGGACTTCCAGGATGATAATCTTGAACTGGACACCCAGGACTTTGAATTTGAAAATATTGACAATGGGACAATTTCCGGGCCGGCACCAGTGTCTACAGATTCAGATACGGATACAGCTGATATTGAAATCAGTTTTGCCCAGGATGACGACGCAGACGAAGATCTTGAACTGGAAGAGTTGTCCCTTGACATGGATGACCTATCCATAGAGGAATCGTCCATTGATGACCTTGAGCTGGATACGAAAAAAGATGAATCGTCGGAACTTGACTTTGACGACGATGCCCAAACAGATCTGATTCTTGAAAATGACGATCTGGATCTGGATCTATCTCTCGAATCCGAAGAGGCTCAGATTGACGACTCTGCCCAACAGCAGGGCGACATAATTGAAGAGCAACCGGATATAAAATACGACAGTTTACTTTCAGATGATGTCGAACTTGAATCTGATGAAAGTGAAGAACCAAGCGAAGAACGAGATGAGCAGGAAGCGGACGAGGAGATTGCACAACCCGACACAGAGCAGGATAAATTTGCAGAATATGACACGGTGCTGGAACAGGAGACCGAACCGGAAGACGCCGATATAACCATTGCGGCCCCTGACGTCAAAGACAGCTCAGATACGCCGGAAAATCAGTTGCCCCCGACTGATGACGAAATCGACACAGAAGCATCAATAGACCAAGCGCCCTTGATCACCCCGCCGTCCGCACAAAGTGTCCGACAAAAACGAAGCGCGAGAAAGAAAAAAGGGGGAAGTCTGGCAGTTAAAATCTTGCTGGTGCTGTTTCTGCTGATTATAGTTGCTTATGTGGCAATTATTCGTCTTGGTGTAACTATTCCGGTCGTGTCCGACATTCAGATACCCTTTATTACCGAGTGGCTTGAGCCCAAACAGCCCGCCCCCCAGCCGCCACTGAAACCAGTAATTGATGAACCCAGTATCGATGGCCGGTTTGTTTCCAATAAAAGCGCAGGAGATCTGTTCATTGTCACAGGCCGGATTGAAAACCCGTCCAATACTGCTGTCAGTCACATCCAGGTCAAAGGGACCCTGATGACAAAGGACAACACCAAAGCAGCAACGCTGATTGCCTATTGCGGAAATATAATTCCCGAAGAGACACTTAAGTCCGGCAATATCTCGGACATAACCAAGCAGATGGGTGTAAAACAAGGACATCAGAACACCAATGTCGATATCAAGCCCGGCGCCTCGGTCAGGTTTATGCTGGTTTTTTCCAATCTGCCCGAGGACCTGTCCAACTTCACCGTAGCGATGCAGGGATTTGAGCCGGCTCAAGAATAA
- the queD gene encoding 6-carboxytetrahydropterin synthase QueD: MPGVYDICVQDHFAAAHSLRGYDGNCSNLHGHNWVVEAHIRCTKLNQLGMGIDFRDVKSIVKDVLNKLDHTNLNEVAEFGSINPTAENLAKFLYSELSRRLNTEFIKVRKIMVFESPGCGSSYQEI, encoded by the coding sequence ATGCCAGGCGTATATGACATTTGTGTCCAGGACCATTTTGCAGCAGCCCATTCCCTAAGGGGTTATGATGGCAACTGCTCAAATCTGCACGGCCATAACTGGGTTGTTGAAGCGCACATACGCTGCACCAAACTCAACCAGTTGGGCATGGGCATAGATTTTAGGGATGTAAAAAGTATAGTTAAGGATGTTCTAAACAAACTGGATCACACCAATCTTAATGAGGTTGCCGAATTTGGATCAATAAATCCCACGGCTGAAAATCTGGCCAAATTTCTTTATTCTGAACTATCCAGGCGTCTGAATACCGAATTCATCAAGGTCCGGAAAATTATGGTATTTGAAAGTCCGGGCTGCGGATCTTCCTACCAGGAGATATAA
- a CDS encoding DUF3427 domain-containing protein: MNKLAVGIYEKILDEELKELLDANPDLKPVLRKIDDELAPQMYAQFVGKLLAQALHTTKKELRVTLINRLLELLCKTDGLEYLQRRRLLSGEKNLLTEIREAGKKYSHPGTPLSTSALLTGQGIDPPLEHELRAEMLTADRVDILISFIKWSGLRLLMPAFERLAKEDIPVRIISTSYMGASDPAALEWLARQENINVRVSYDTGGTRLHAKAYHFVRNSGYSTAYIGSANMSHSAMTQGLEWTVKVTAQDMPHILERFVADFATYWESSEFEPFEELSFSRFRRAINNYKERAIRGPQFFADITPRPFQLRILEALAAARQNNSMRNLVVAATGTGKTVVSALDYKRYVDESRRKERLLFVVHRKEILEQALGCFRTVLRDQNFGELLVDSNEPQNWDHVFASVQSLRTRQPWNRLGADYFRFVIVDEAHHGAASSYRPLFDHLRPEILLGLTATPERTDGSQILPDFGDHFAAEIRLPEALEEKLLCPFHYFGVSDNVDLDDDRFWRNGKYDQRELEKVLTGDDIRATQRADLVVQAIYKYQPDLDGVRAVGFCAGTKHAHYMADHFNRIGINAAVILGSTAKEERAKRLSDFRAGKISFLFTVDVLSEGVDVPEINMVLFLRPTESLTVFLQQLGRGLRHAPGKDCLTVLDFVGQTHRKYRLDTKFAALLSRQRQRIDREIERDFPNLPPGCSIILERVARDHILKKIKAALRELQRFIPEAIQTWDSHSKLPLTFGNFIEETGLSPIDVLKKKTWTHWKSIAANQPSPADPNLNEGQKALIRLATRSDPELLNAVEDLASAEKLLEAEKKYGRSISIALHYLLWGQKGEKVGVSCIRESFEKWSRNPSIAKDAAEIAVWRKRIQPYPLREIKLSFPCFLKLHAAYDIREINAALGQNSLETPGQTGVGVLHNSEIKAYVHLVTFRKVEQDFTPTTLYKDYPISRIQLHWESQSTATQSTPTGQNYIHFKERGYTILFFARLEKQIDGAAAPFVYLGPASELLSYEGDRPIRMIWELEYPMPAALFEDARPS; this comes from the coding sequence ATGAATAAATTGGCCGTTGGAATTTATGAGAAGATCTTAGACGAAGAGCTGAAAGAACTGCTGGATGCTAATCCCGATCTAAAACCTGTACTGCGCAAGATTGATGATGAATTGGCTCCGCAGATGTATGCGCAATTTGTTGGAAAACTGCTGGCTCAGGCCCTCCACACCACAAAAAAAGAATTAAGGGTTACTTTAATTAATAGGTTGCTTGAGCTGTTGTGCAAAACAGATGGCTTAGAGTATTTGCAACGGCGTCGACTCCTTAGCGGTGAAAAGAATTTACTCACAGAAATCCGGGAGGCGGGCAAAAAATACTCTCACCCCGGAACACCTCTATCGACAAGCGCCCTGTTAACAGGGCAAGGCATTGATCCTCCTTTAGAGCATGAATTGCGTGCTGAGATGTTGACCGCGGATCGAGTCGATATTCTGATTTCATTCATAAAATGGTCGGGGTTACGTCTTCTAATGCCAGCGTTCGAACGACTTGCTAAAGAAGATATTCCGGTCCGCATCATCTCGACAAGTTATATGGGGGCCAGTGATCCCGCCGCTCTTGAATGGTTGGCCAGACAGGAAAATATCAATGTTCGAGTCTCTTATGACACGGGTGGCACCCGTTTGCATGCAAAGGCCTATCACTTTGTACGCAATAGTGGCTATTCGACTGCTTACATCGGATCTGCGAATATGTCCCATTCCGCTATGACGCAAGGATTGGAATGGACAGTTAAAGTTACTGCCCAAGATATGCCGCATATACTGGAACGGTTTGTTGCTGATTTTGCTACGTATTGGGAAAGTTCTGAATTTGAGCCATTTGAGGAGCTAAGCTTTAGTCGATTTCGGCGTGCAATCAATAATTACAAGGAACGTGCAATTAGGGGGCCGCAGTTTTTTGCAGATATAACGCCCCGCCCATTTCAGTTACGTATTCTGGAGGCGCTCGCCGCTGCACGGCAGAATAATTCAATGCGTAATCTGGTTGTTGCTGCGACAGGAACTGGCAAAACCGTCGTTTCAGCTCTCGATTATAAACGATATGTCGACGAATCAAGAAGAAAGGAAAGGCTGCTTTTTGTCGTCCACCGAAAGGAAATTCTCGAACAGGCTTTAGGCTGTTTTAGAACCGTACTACGGGACCAAAACTTCGGTGAGCTCTTGGTCGATAGCAACGAGCCGCAAAATTGGGATCATGTGTTTGCGTCTGTTCAGAGTTTGCGAACGAGACAACCTTGGAATCGTTTGGGTGCCGATTATTTTCGGTTTGTCATAGTCGATGAGGCGCACCATGGAGCAGCATCCAGTTATAGACCTCTTTTTGATCACTTAAGACCCGAGATACTGCTTGGACTGACGGCCACGCCTGAGAGAACAGATGGCAGTCAGATTCTGCCTGATTTCGGAGACCATTTTGCAGCGGAGATTCGACTTCCCGAAGCTTTGGAGGAAAAGCTTCTCTGCCCATTCCATTATTTTGGCGTCTCGGACAATGTCGATTTGGACGATGACCGTTTCTGGAGAAATGGAAAATACGATCAGCGAGAGTTGGAAAAAGTCCTGACCGGCGATGATATCCGGGCAACACAGCGCGCCGACCTGGTAGTACAAGCGATATACAAATATCAGCCGGATCTGGATGGCGTAAGAGCAGTTGGATTTTGTGCGGGTACAAAGCATGCGCATTATATGGCTGATCATTTTAATAGGATCGGGATAAACGCTGCTGTAATTCTTGGTTCAACAGCAAAGGAAGAGCGAGCTAAGAGGTTGTCCGACTTTCGGGCCGGAAAAATATCATTTCTGTTTACGGTAGACGTATTGAGTGAAGGTGTAGATGTCCCGGAAATCAATATGGTATTGTTTTTGAGGCCTACAGAAAGCTTGACAGTTTTTCTGCAGCAGCTTGGGCGGGGGCTGCGCCATGCTCCAGGAAAGGATTGTCTGACCGTTCTTGATTTTGTCGGTCAAACACATCGCAAGTATCGGCTTGATACAAAGTTTGCGGCGTTGCTTTCCCGGCAACGGCAGAGGATCGACCGAGAAATCGAAAGAGATTTTCCAAATTTACCTCCTGGTTGCAGTATTATTCTGGAGCGAGTTGCACGAGATCACATTCTAAAGAAGATTAAGGCTGCTCTAAGGGAATTGCAGCGCTTTATCCCGGAGGCAATTCAAACATGGGACAGCCACTCCAAACTGCCGCTTACCTTCGGTAATTTTATAGAAGAAACCGGGTTGTCTCCTATTGATGTCCTCAAAAAGAAGACTTGGACACACTGGAAGTCGATAGCAGCAAATCAACCGAGTCCTGCCGATCCTAATTTGAATGAAGGTCAAAAGGCGCTCATTCGATTAGCCACCCGGTCTGATCCAGAACTCTTAAATGCTGTGGAAGATCTTGCCAGCGCAGAAAAATTATTAGAGGCAGAAAAAAAATATGGTCGTTCGATATCCATTGCTCTTCACTATCTCTTATGGGGGCAAAAAGGCGAAAAGGTTGGGGTTTCGTGTATTCGGGAGTCATTCGAAAAATGGTCGAGGAATCCTTCGATAGCAAAAGACGCCGCAGAAATTGCTGTATGGCGGAAAAGAATCCAGCCATACCCTTTGCGTGAGATAAAATTGTCCTTCCCGTGTTTTCTAAAGCTGCATGCAGCCTATGATATAAGAGAGATAAATGCTGCTCTCGGGCAGAATAGCTTAGAGACTCCGGGTCAAACAGGGGTCGGTGTGTTGCACAATAGCGAAATCAAAGCATATGTTCACCTCGTTACATTCCGGAAAGTAGAGCAAGATTTTACCCCAACAACGCTTTACAAGGATTATCCAATTAGTCGGATTCAGCTTCATTGGGAAAGCCAGTCGACAGCCACGCAATCAACGCCTACCGGCCAGAACTACATCCACTTCAAGGAACGCGGCTACACAATCTTGTTCTTTGCTCGTTTGGAAAAACAAATCGATGGAGCAGCAGCTCCTTTTGTGTATCTTGGGCCTGCATCGGAACTGTTGTCGTATGAAGGTGATCGTCCGATTCGTATGATTTGGGAATTGGAGTATCCAATGCCAGCGGCTTTATTTGAGGATGCCCGCCCATCATGA
- the mmuM gene encoding homocysteine S-methyltransferase codes for MADIIRAYLKQQKYMIIDGALGTELERRGCNLDDPLWSARLLCDNPEMIAAVHTDYLHAGADCLITASYQATFQGLARHGFTHEQAKKLIRSAVTLAKTIVDGFWVDPANRVNRLKPLVAASVGPYGAFLANRSEYTGNYGISEDELVNFHRERLKTLVSAGPDLLACETLPCFAEARALVRLLEDLVEDRDMIPAWVSFSARDGQHINSGEAVRDCAQWLDGKPCVAAMGINCTDPVHVVSLVKEIRSVTDKPVVVYPNKGEVYNNLTQSWTPKTGMPSFGEMAARWAKHGARLIGGCCHTTPDDIRQLALALKSKG; via the coding sequence ATGGCCGATATTATCCGTGCGTATCTTAAACAGCAGAAATATATGATCATTGACGGGGCCCTTGGCACGGAGCTTGAGCGCCGGGGGTGCAATCTTGATGATCCGCTTTGGTCGGCTCGCCTTTTGTGTGATAATCCTGAGATGATCGCGGCAGTTCATACCGACTATCTTCATGCCGGTGCGGATTGTCTGATCACCGCAAGTTACCAGGCCACTTTCCAGGGCCTGGCACGCCATGGATTTACCCATGAACAGGCCAAAAAACTTATCCGGTCTGCTGTTACATTGGCAAAAACAATCGTGGATGGTTTCTGGGTTGATCCCGCCAACCGGGTTAACCGGCTTAAACCCCTGGTGGCTGCGTCGGTAGGTCCCTATGGGGCCTTTTTGGCAAACAGGTCGGAATACACCGGCAATTACGGCATAAGTGAAGATGAGTTGGTTAATTTTCACAGAGAAAGATTGAAAACACTGGTTTCAGCCGGGCCGGATCTTCTGGCCTGTGAAACCCTGCCCTGCTTTGCCGAGGCCAGAGCCCTTGTCCGTCTACTGGAAGATTTGGTGGAGGATCGGGATATGATTCCGGCCTGGGTCAGCTTCAGTGCAAGGGACGGGCAGCACATCAATAGCGGAGAGGCAGTCCGGGACTGCGCCCAATGGCTGGATGGCAAACCCTGTGTGGCAGCCATGGGTATCAACTGCACAGATCCGGTTCATGTGGTGTCCCTTGTGAAAGAGATCCGGTCCGTGACCGACAAACCTGTAGTGGTATACCCCAATAAAGGCGAGGTGTATAACAACTTGACCCAATCGTGGACCCCAAAAACGGGTATGCCTTCCTTTGGTGAAATGGCGGCTCGATGGGCAAAGCATGGGGCCAGGCTCATCGGGGGATGCTGCCATACAACACCGGACGATATCCGTCAGCTTGCTCTGGCTCTGAAATCAAAAGGGTAA
- a CDS encoding (deoxy)nucleoside triphosphate pyrophosphohydrolase, with product MVNEIHVVCLVLVDAFGYFYATQRPENKRMAFHWEFPGGKVESGENPECALRREIEEELTWSVGELEQLPDSVHSYEFGTIRLTPFFHRCLVRPDFFLTEHVDSRWMHASDWDGYTWTHADVPIVEKLLKKIVSYE from the coding sequence ATGGTGAATGAAATACATGTTGTTTGTCTGGTATTGGTCGATGCCTTTGGATATTTTTATGCAACTCAGCGCCCTGAGAATAAACGCATGGCGTTTCATTGGGAGTTCCCAGGCGGAAAGGTTGAGTCAGGCGAAAACCCAGAATGTGCTTTGCGGCGCGAGATAGAAGAAGAACTTACCTGGAGTGTCGGTGAGTTAGAGCAGTTGCCTGATTCCGTTCATTCATATGAATTCGGAACCATTCGATTAACGCCGTTTTTTCATAGATGCCTTGTTCGGCCTGATTTCTTCCTCACAGAACATGTCGATTCCCGTTGGATGCACGCCTCTGATTGGGATGGATATACCTGGACTCATGCCGATGTCCCTATCGTTGAAAAGCTCTTAAAAAAGATTGTATCATATGAATAA
- the queC gene encoding 7-cyano-7-deazaguanine synthase QueC translates to MTKKAVVLSSGGIDSTTAMAIARDRGFNVYSLSFRYGQRHSVELECAKKVAAHLGTIDHKIVDIDLRQFGGSALTDDIAVPKHESVSQIDQAQIPVTYVPARNTIFLSYAMAWAEVLKAEAIFIGVTAVDYSGYPDCRPQFIEAFQAMANLATKTGVTKETVLTIETPLIQMSKSEIITTGHGLGVDYSLTISCYDPDSQGRSCGRCDSCLHRKKGFSQAGIPDPTSYIRDPQI, encoded by the coding sequence ATGACAAAAAAAGCCGTTGTTCTTTCATCCGGCGGCATTGATTCCACCACCGCCATGGCCATTGCCAGGGACCGGGGGTTCAATGTTTACAGTTTAAGTTTCAGGTACGGCCAGCGCCACAGCGTGGAGTTGGAATGCGCAAAAAAAGTAGCTGCCCACCTGGGAACCATTGACCATAAAATCGTGGACATTGACCTGCGCCAGTTCGGCGGTTCCGCGCTCACTGACGACATTGCCGTGCCCAAACACGAAAGCGTGTCGCAGATTGATCAAGCCCAAATCCCTGTCACCTATGTACCGGCCAGAAACACTATCTTTTTATCCTATGCCATGGCCTGGGCCGAGGTGCTTAAAGCCGAAGCCATTTTCATCGGTGTCACAGCCGTGGATTATTCAGGATACCCGGACTGCAGGCCCCAGTTCATTGAAGCCTTCCAGGCCATGGCCAACCTGGCCACAAAAACCGGGGTAACAAAAGAAACTGTTTTAACCATTGAAACCCCTTTGATCCAAATGTCAAAATCCGAAATAATCACAACCGGACATGGTTTAGGCGTAGACTACAGTCTGACCATCTCCTGTTATGATCCGGACAGCCAGGGGCGCTCCTGCGGCAGATGCGACTCCTGCCTGCACCGCAAAAAAGGGTTTAGCCAAGCCGGTATCCCTGATCCGACCTCCTACATCAGAGATCCACAAATTTAG
- a CDS encoding Fic family protein gives MKYIWQHKNWPHFTWNSDALLQSLGQVRFNQGSLIAQVRDLGFDIQQTARADVLVEEALKTSAIEGEKLDPDAVRSSVGRQLGFPDAGLKYVQDRKADGLVQILLDATNNHERELTPERFFSWHAALFPTGYSGMIRINVTQWRDDKDGPMQVVSGSVGNKKIHFQAPPAHLINSEINAFISWVNKEPETDGIIKAALAHLWFITIHPFDDGNGRIARTLTDMLLSRDENSPKRFYSLSSQIMAERNDYYDILNSTQTGSMEISGWLKWFLGCMNRAILNSNVLLKRIMMKARFWKTFAQVPLNPRQTKVINRLLDAGPNGFEGGLKNKKYMGIAHTSRATAQRELADLVQKMILVRLPGGGRSASYDLNWRKFL, from the coding sequence ATGAAATATATCTGGCAACATAAAAACTGGCCTCACTTTACATGGAACAGTGACGCATTATTACAATCTTTGGGTCAAGTCCGATTCAACCAGGGATCATTAATTGCTCAAGTCAGGGATCTGGGCTTTGATATCCAACAAACTGCCAGGGCAGATGTTTTAGTGGAAGAAGCCTTAAAAACTTCAGCTATCGAGGGAGAAAAGCTAGATCCGGATGCTGTCCGTTCTTCTGTGGGACGCCAACTTGGTTTTCCGGATGCGGGTTTGAAATATGTACAGGATCGTAAGGCCGACGGCCTTGTACAGATACTGCTGGATGCAACCAATAACCATGAACGGGAATTAACACCGGAAAGGTTTTTTTCCTGGCACGCAGCCCTTTTTCCTACTGGATATTCCGGTATGATTCGAATCAATGTAACCCAGTGGAGAGATGATAAAGACGGGCCAATGCAAGTTGTTTCAGGTTCTGTCGGCAATAAAAAGATTCATTTCCAAGCCCCACCTGCTCATTTAATCAACTCTGAAATAAACGCTTTTATATCCTGGGTGAATAAGGAACCTGAAACAGACGGTATAATCAAAGCAGCCTTAGCCCATTTATGGTTTATTACAATTCATCCATTTGATGACGGGAACGGCAGGATTGCTAGAACATTGACTGATATGCTCCTGTCCAGGGATGAAAACAGTCCGAAACGTTTTTATAGTCTTTCATCACAAATAATGGCTGAGCGAAATGATTATTATGACATCTTAAATTCTACTCAGACCGGCAGTATGGAAATATCAGGCTGGTTGAAATGGTTTCTTGGATGCATGAACCGGGCAATTCTAAATTCAAACGTTTTACTGAAACGAATAATGATGAAAGCACGATTCTGGAAAACATTTGCCCAGGTACCACTTAATCCCAGGCAGACAAAAGTTATCAACAGATTGCTTGATGCAGGTCCCAATGGTTTTGAAGGTGGATTGAAAAACAAAAAATATATGGGGATCGCTCATACCAGTCGTGCCACTGCCCAAAGAGAATTGGCTGATCTGGTTCAAAAAATGATCCTGGTTCGGCTTCCTGGTGGAGGAAGAAGCGCAAGCTATGATCTTAATTGGAGAAAATTCTTATAA